The proteins below are encoded in one region of Levilactobacillus namurensis:
- a CDS encoding cell division protein SepF, with protein MADKFSLSKFFGVNDDDYDDEDYQEPASPVKPTVGAPQRPVDTRKVVSMRSAKSAASHIAICEPRIYSDAKAIAKQITDGDAVIVNFARVDESQAQRIVDFLNGTAFAVGGEIKRIGEQIFLCTPHNFEVTGDVAANLGTQFTS; from the coding sequence ATGGCGGATAAGTTTAGTCTCAGTAAATTTTTTGGCGTCAACGATGATGATTATGATGACGAAGACTATCAGGAGCCAGCATCGCCGGTCAAACCGACGGTCGGGGCGCCGCAACGGCCTGTTGATACTCGGAAGGTGGTCTCTATGCGTTCAGCAAAATCAGCTGCTAGTCATATTGCCATCTGCGAACCACGAATTTATTCGGATGCGAAAGCAATTGCGAAGCAAATTACGGATGGCGATGCCGTTATCGTCAACTTTGCCCGGGTCGATGAGAGTCAGGCACAACGAATCGTTGATTTTCTGAATGGCACGGCTTTCGCGGTCGGCGGAGAAATCAAACGGATTGGCGAACAGATCTTTTTGTGCACCCCGCATAACTTCGAAGTGACCGGGGACGTGGCTGCCAATTTGGGAACCCAATTCACATCATAA
- the ftsZ gene encoding cell division protein FtsZ: protein MEYSLDSAQNHGANIKVIGVGGGGNNAVNRMITEDVKGVEFIVANTDVQALEASKAETKIQLGPKLTRGLGAGANPEIGAKAAEESEEAITEALEGADMVFVTAGMGGGTGNGAAPIVAKIAKEGGALTVGVVTRPFSFEGPRRARFAAEGVAAMKENVDTLIIIANNRLLEIVDKKTPMMEAFQEADNVLRQGVQGISDLITSPGYVNLDFADVKTVMKDQGSALMGIGSANGENRTEDATKKAISSPLLEVSIDGAEQVLLNITGGPDLSLFEAQAASQIVSDAATSDVNIIFGTSIDEELGDEVRVTVIATGIDKKREEKEAARNRTSRRVNNPQANPAQPASRANDQAANNATTKQADPFGNWDIREPAHRPEPKRSTSNDEFAGVDKPDFNIFNPSSNQNSAADDNQGEDTPPFFKRRRK from the coding sequence ATGGAATACTCATTAGATTCTGCTCAAAATCACGGCGCCAATATCAAAGTTATCGGCGTCGGCGGCGGGGGTAACAACGCCGTTAACCGAATGATTACCGAAGACGTTAAGGGCGTTGAGTTCATCGTGGCCAACACGGACGTCCAAGCCTTGGAAGCCTCTAAGGCGGAGACTAAGATTCAACTTGGCCCGAAATTGACGCGCGGGTTAGGTGCCGGTGCGAACCCCGAGATCGGGGCGAAGGCCGCTGAAGAAAGTGAAGAAGCCATCACCGAAGCCCTAGAAGGGGCCGACATGGTCTTTGTAACGGCCGGCATGGGCGGTGGTACCGGGAACGGTGCGGCCCCAATCGTTGCGAAGATTGCTAAGGAAGGTGGCGCCTTGACGGTGGGGGTTGTCACCCGGCCGTTTAGTTTTGAAGGTCCTCGGCGGGCACGGTTTGCCGCTGAAGGGGTCGCCGCAATGAAGGAAAACGTCGACACGTTGATCATCATTGCCAACAACCGGTTATTAGAAATCGTTGATAAGAAGACGCCAATGATGGAAGCCTTCCAAGAAGCCGACAACGTGTTACGGCAAGGGGTCCAAGGGATCTCTGACCTGATTACGAGTCCCGGCTACGTCAACTTGGACTTTGCGGACGTTAAGACGGTCATGAAGGACCAAGGGTCTGCGTTGATGGGAATCGGGTCAGCTAACGGTGAGAACCGGACGGAAGATGCTACTAAGAAGGCCATTTCGTCACCATTACTGGAAGTGTCCATCGATGGGGCCGAACAAGTCCTCTTGAACATTACCGGTGGTCCGGACCTGTCCTTGTTCGAAGCCCAAGCGGCTTCTCAGATTGTCTCCGACGCCGCCACCAGTGACGTCAACATCATCTTCGGGACGTCGATTGACGAAGAACTCGGTGATGAAGTGCGGGTCACGGTGATTGCGACTGGAATCGACAAGAAGCGCGAAGAAAAAGAAGCTGCGCGGAACCGGACGTCACGGCGAGTGAACAACCCGCAAGCCAATCCAGCACAGCCAGCATCGCGGGCCAATGATCAAGCGGCCAACAATGCGACGACCAAGCAGGCGGATCCATTTGGCAACTGGGATATTCGCGAACCAGCGCACCGGCCAGAACCGAAGCGCTCAACCAGTAACGATGAATTTGCAGGAGTCGATAAGCCGGACTTTAATATCTTTAACCCAAGTTCGAACCAAAATTCTGCGGCGGACGATAACCAAGGCGAAGATACGCCTCCGTTCTTTAAGCGGCGGCGGAAGTAG